A portion of the Sphaerochaeta pleomorpha str. Grapes genome contains these proteins:
- a CDS encoding V-type ATP synthase subunit B, whose protein sequence is MKTKESLLAQTDRHLLSGREYRGASRIDGPLLYMRNTHPVGYGELVEVTVPDGTRRAGQVLDTSDEVVVVQVFEGTDGLTLPGTGMRFMGEPLTLPVSEQMLGRVMNGLGKSRDGVPLPPGAFERDVNGIPINPTAREYPRDFIQTGISVIDGMTTLIQGQKLPIFSGNGLNHNELAAQIARQAKVRGAESDFCIVFAAMGVKHDVARFFTDSFEQSGVLDNVALFFSLADDPSIERTITPKTALTLAEYLAFDKGKQVLVIMTDMTNYCESLREIGTMRGEIPSRKGYPGYMYSSLAELYERSGKIIGRKGSITQLPILSMPNDDISNPVPDLTGYITEGQIVFDRGMQARGIYPPINCLPSLSRLMKDGIGEGMTRDDHPHLSNQLFACYSHVKDVQNLASVIGEEELTPLDHQYLEFGDFFEKKFVNQGYNEDRSIEQTLDLAWEALSKLPSEELQRLTDEEIAEHYGK, encoded by the coding sequence ATGAAAACTAAAGAATCATTGCTTGCGCAGACTGACCGCCATCTGCTTAGTGGACGTGAATACCGGGGAGCCTCCAGAATTGACGGACCCCTGCTTTATATGCGCAATACCCATCCCGTTGGCTATGGGGAGCTTGTCGAAGTTACGGTTCCCGATGGAACACGCCGTGCAGGACAAGTTCTCGATACTTCTGATGAAGTGGTTGTGGTACAGGTGTTTGAGGGTACTGATGGATTGACACTTCCCGGGACCGGTATGCGTTTCATGGGAGAACCTCTTACGCTGCCGGTTTCTGAGCAGATGCTTGGGCGGGTAATGAATGGACTGGGCAAAAGCCGTGACGGGGTACCTCTGCCTCCCGGAGCCTTTGAACGTGATGTCAATGGCATTCCTATCAACCCGACAGCCCGTGAATATCCCAGGGATTTTATCCAGACAGGTATTTCGGTTATCGATGGCATGACCACCTTGATCCAGGGGCAGAAACTTCCTATATTCAGCGGGAACGGCTTGAATCATAATGAGCTTGCCGCACAGATTGCCCGTCAGGCAAAGGTGCGGGGGGCCGAAAGTGATTTCTGTATTGTGTTTGCAGCCATGGGGGTCAAGCACGACGTAGCCAGATTCTTTACTGACAGTTTTGAGCAGTCGGGGGTTTTGGATAACGTTGCATTGTTTTTCTCCCTTGCAGACGACCCCTCCATCGAACGGACCATTACCCCTAAGACAGCCTTGACCTTGGCAGAGTATCTTGCCTTTGACAAAGGCAAACAGGTTCTGGTAATCATGACCGATATGACCAACTACTGTGAATCCTTGCGGGAGATCGGGACAATGCGGGGAGAAATCCCTTCCCGAAAAGGCTATCCTGGATACATGTATTCCAGTCTTGCCGAACTCTATGAACGTTCGGGAAAAATTATCGGAAGGAAGGGGTCGATTACCCAACTGCCAATTCTCTCTATGCCGAACGATGATATCAGCAATCCTGTCCCGGATTTGACAGGCTACATTACAGAAGGGCAGATTGTGTTTGACAGGGGAATGCAGGCCAGGGGCATATATCCGCCGATCAATTGTCTTCCTTCCTTGTCCCGTCTGATGAAAGACGGCATTGGGGAAGGGATGACCAGGGATGACCATCCGCATCTTTCAAACCAGTTGTTCGCCTGTTATAGCCATGTCAAGGACGTCCAGAATTTGGCATCGGTTATCGGTGAAGAGGAATTGACGCCGCTTGACCACCAATATCTAGAATTTGGTGATTTCTTTGAGAAGAAATTTGTCAACCAAGGGTATAATGAAGATCGAAGTATCGAACAGACACTTGATCTTGCATGGGAAGCCTTGAGTAAACTCCCGAGTGAGGAATTGCAGCGACTGACCGACGAGGAAATCGCCGAACACTACGGTAAGTAG
- a CDS encoding V-type ATP synthase subunit A, with product MEGRIVGKIKRVNGPVITVKDVTDAKMMEMVRIGEQQLIGEVVKLYNGQATVQVYEDATSLCPGENVYGSDMSLSVELGPGLIGTIYDGIQRPLEKLMEVSGTFISRGLSFPALDHEKLWHFVPAVKEGDTLSKGMVIGTVQETERILQRILVPPLYETVTVSSVVKEGDYTVMQDIVTVVLASGRQEKLQMAQHWPIRVPRPVKNRLVLKQPLVTGLRVIDTLFPLAKGGTVAIPGGFGTGKTMTQHSIAQWCDADIIVYIGCGERGNEMTDVLREFPQLVDPRTGQSLMERTILIANTSNMPVSAREASIYTGISMAEYYRDQGYHVAIMADSTSRWAEALRELSGRMEEMPAEEGFPAYLPTRIAQFYERAGYMRALNDEDGSVSIIGAVSPPGGDFSEPVTQATKRFVRCFWGLDRALASSRHYPAISWIDSYSEYLGDVRQWWNDHSEGTWYDNRNQIMELLQKEIRLQQIVKLVGPDALPDSQNFILEVCSLFKTAFLQQNAFDEIDRYCSIEKQVKMLAIILEYYKKGSEAIAKGVPMVKLRRLRSVQDMARMRFSVNNEDLQALDKLQLGLERSIDQLGGIYEN from the coding sequence ATGGAAGGCAGAATAGTAGGAAAAATCAAACGGGTTAACGGTCCTGTCATCACGGTTAAAGATGTAACCGACGCTAAGATGATGGAAATGGTCCGGATCGGCGAGCAACAACTCATTGGAGAGGTCGTTAAACTGTATAATGGACAAGCCACCGTACAGGTATATGAGGACGCTACAAGTTTGTGCCCGGGTGAAAACGTATACGGAAGTGATATGAGCCTCAGTGTTGAACTTGGCCCTGGGCTCATCGGTACCATTTACGATGGTATCCAGCGTCCACTGGAAAAACTGATGGAGGTGTCCGGTACCTTTATTTCCAGGGGTTTATCCTTTCCAGCCCTCGATCATGAAAAATTATGGCATTTTGTGCCGGCAGTCAAAGAAGGCGACACTCTTTCCAAGGGTATGGTAATCGGTACTGTCCAGGAAACGGAACGCATTCTCCAGCGCATCCTTGTTCCCCCTCTCTATGAAACGGTTACCGTCTCTTCAGTTGTGAAAGAAGGTGACTATACGGTTATGCAAGACATCGTGACGGTGGTCCTTGCAAGCGGCAGACAGGAAAAACTGCAGATGGCCCAACACTGGCCGATCAGGGTTCCCCGACCGGTAAAGAACCGTTTGGTGCTCAAGCAGCCTTTGGTTACCGGTCTGCGTGTAATTGACACGCTGTTCCCCCTTGCCAAGGGTGGAACTGTCGCAATTCCCGGAGGATTTGGTACGGGAAAGACAATGACCCAGCATTCTATCGCCCAGTGGTGTGATGCCGATATCATCGTCTATATAGGATGCGGTGAGCGTGGGAATGAGATGACCGATGTTCTGCGGGAGTTTCCCCAGTTGGTTGATCCCCGTACCGGCCAATCCTTGATGGAACGCACGATATTGATTGCCAACACCTCCAATATGCCGGTATCTGCCCGTGAGGCAAGTATCTATACAGGCATTTCCATGGCTGAATATTATCGGGACCAGGGATATCATGTAGCAATCATGGCCGACTCTACCAGCCGATGGGCAGAGGCTTTGAGGGAACTCAGCGGCCGAATGGAAGAGATGCCGGCCGAGGAAGGATTCCCTGCCTATCTCCCTACCCGTATTGCCCAGTTTTATGAACGTGCAGGGTATATGAGGGCACTCAACGATGAGGATGGCTCTGTATCGATCATTGGTGCTGTCAGTCCTCCGGGAGGTGACTTTTCCGAGCCGGTAACCCAGGCTACCAAGCGGTTTGTCCGTTGTTTCTGGGGTCTCGACCGTGCGCTTGCAAGTAGTCGCCACTATCCTGCTATCAGTTGGATTGATTCGTACAGTGAATATCTTGGTGACGTCCGGCAGTGGTGGAATGACCATAGCGAGGGCACTTGGTATGACAACCGCAACCAGATCATGGAATTGCTACAGAAGGAAATCAGGCTCCAGCAGATTGTCAAACTTGTTGGTCCCGATGCACTTCCCGATAGCCAGAATTTCATTCTGGAAGTATGCTCGCTGTTCAAAACCGCATTTCTGCAACAGAATGCTTTCGACGAGATTGACAGGTATTGCTCTATCGAGAAACAAGTGAAAATGCTTGCCATCATATTGGAATATTACAAAAAGGGTTCTGAGGCAATTGCCAAGGGAGTTCCCATGGTAAAACTGAGAAGGCTACGTTCTGTCCAGGATATGGCCAGGATGAGGTTCTCGGTTAACAATGAGGACCTGCAAGCCTTGGATAAGCTACAGCTGGGCCTCGAACGGTCTATAGACCAGCTGGGGGGAATCTATGAAAACTAA
- a CDS encoding V-type ATP synthase subunit E, with translation MEKSDNLLLNGIITEAQNQAEKIKADASRQCEQILVDAQKRADHEIELENHLHEQRMKQVDLRLQANLGSAKRRASLKKIDASYQEVMRRVNLRMNSFARSKEFVPFLAEWIAEAAIGLDLKEAKVAFNPLCPVTEETLTQATELVKNITGSDIHLSLDSKPIRSLGVVLSSLDDKVSYNNQVDIRLRRFDREIRTLVQEYTWKAE, from the coding sequence ATGGAAAAGTCGGACAATCTCTTGCTCAATGGCATCATTACCGAAGCACAGAATCAGGCAGAAAAAATTAAAGCCGATGCAAGCAGACAATGTGAGCAGATTCTCGTTGATGCACAGAAACGTGCGGACCATGAAATTGAGCTGGAGAATCACCTCCATGAACAAAGGATGAAACAGGTTGATCTCAGGCTGCAGGCCAATCTCGGCAGCGCAAAGAGAAGAGCAAGCCTGAAAAAGATTGATGCCAGTTACCAAGAGGTCATGCGCAGAGTGAACCTGAGGATGAACAGTTTTGCACGTTCCAAGGAATTCGTCCCTTTTCTCGCCGAATGGATTGCAGAAGCAGCCATTGGCCTTGATTTGAAAGAGGCAAAGGTAGCTTTCAATCCTTTATGCCCGGTAACAGAAGAGACTCTTACGCAGGCAACGGAACTGGTTAAGAACATAACTGGTTCTGATATTCATTTGAGCCTTGATTCCAAGCCTATCCGGTCCCTTGGGGTTGTGCTCTCTTCGTTGGATGATAAAGTATCATACAACAATCAGGTTGATATCCGTCTTCGGAGGTTCGACCGCGAAATCAGGACTTTGGTACAGGAATATACATGGAAGGCAGAATAG
- a CDS encoding V-type ATP synthase subunit F, producing MQYFVIGDEDTVLGFSLVGVFGMQATNVEQAQRAWDKALEDPENGIIIITEDVADMIRPVVDRYLFSESFPLVVEIPPAHSDGKQKDLRALVNQAIGVSL from the coding sequence ATGCAGTATTTTGTCATCGGTGACGAAGATACCGTACTGGGGTTCTCCCTTGTCGGTGTCTTTGGTATGCAGGCGACAAATGTCGAGCAGGCGCAGAGGGCTTGGGACAAGGCGTTGGAGGATCCTGAAAATGGGATCATTATCATTACCGAGGATGTGGCGGATATGATCAGGCCTGTTGTTGACCGATATCTGTTCTCGGAGTCATTTCCCCTTGTCGTTGAGATTCCGCCTGCCCATAGTGATGGCAAGCAGAAGGATTTGCGGGCACTGGTAAACCAAGCAATCGGTGTTTCGCTGTAG
- a CDS encoding ATP synthase subunit C, whose amino-acid sequence MTSIAFKKKISLTLLATAFMLFASGFVFAPGAYAATTAAAATGFDLNLSLVCFSAALAFGMGALAAGISIGKIGSAAMGAISERPEIASQALIFIALAEGLVIFGFITALMILGKA is encoded by the coding sequence ATGACCAGTATTGCATTCAAAAAGAAAATTTCTCTAACACTGCTGGCAACTGCTTTTATGTTGTTTGCCTCAGGCTTTGTGTTTGCACCAGGCGCCTATGCCGCAACAACCGCTGCAGCCGCTACCGGATTTGATTTAAATCTGTCTCTGGTTTGTTTCAGTGCTGCTCTCGCCTTTGGTATGGGCGCGCTTGCTGCAGGCATTTCAATAGGAAAGATTGGTAGTGCGGCAATGGGTGCTATCAGCGAACGTCCAGAGATTGCTTCCCAGGCTTTGATTTTCATTGCTTTGGCTGAAGGTCTGGTAATCTTTGGGTTCATCACTGCCTTGATGATTCTCGGGAAGGCCTAA
- a CDS encoding V-type ATP synthase subunit I encodes MNLFTRPMKLLTAVVLEQMSDTVIKALLELGVMDFVSIKKIDPRQMEKLSSRPISISKAALEDMRHRVEAVLRQGHCLLPSSDMLDVKNLEKPDLESYRNMLDNLGKQLATLKDKQKNFNQQLLGLQELKRYIGDEKLEYLDLRVGVVGHGSPEDLSEKLISLGGLLHKTEEGNSYIALALRRDSAQVSPLLDKFEWTETSNAELQKHAFIEISSRIDKEYLEAAAHLKQTELEVDEIIKKQQMQLDSMWCNLRLNELCNQIRSYFSYTRNTTLFSGWVPVDQCDSVSEAITQASEGQCVIEWTGAEEMPREEIPVSIHTPKAFSPFQKMVDNYNTPEYGSVNPTIFVMVAYLVMFALMFADVGQGLVLLLIGLVGRFDYKKNPLKADGMISRNLCNLLLYLGSASMVGGVLFGSYFGFSLFPAVWFNFDRVVNGEATGGVIKDVYSILGITVKFGIVIIYLGLLINWVNLFRKKAWLKLTLDKNGLVGGWLFAVGLYMGFGYVATGYKQFPSASWLTPAIVIPIVLLLFPGFIEYRISVKKGGKKHSIVAVTMDAFMEWFINVLEIFIGYLSNTLSFMRVAGLGIAHVSLMTAFKELAGNAGGFWGILIFIFGNLLVIALEGLSSGIQALRLNYYEFFSKYFTGKGVAYEPVGLRSPFSVNK; translated from the coding sequence ACCAGGCCAATGAAACTGCTTACCGCAGTTGTGTTGGAGCAGATGAGCGATACAGTTATCAAGGCTTTGCTTGAGTTAGGGGTGATGGATTTTGTAAGTATCAAGAAAATCGATCCCCGGCAAATGGAGAAGCTCAGTTCGAGACCGATCTCGATAAGCAAGGCCGCCCTCGAGGATATGCGACACCGGGTAGAGGCTGTGTTGCGTCAAGGGCATTGCCTTCTTCCTTCCAGTGACATGCTTGATGTCAAGAACCTGGAAAAGCCTGATCTGGAATCCTATAGGAACATGCTTGACAATTTGGGAAAGCAATTGGCAACGCTCAAGGACAAGCAGAAGAACTTTAACCAACAGTTATTGGGTTTGCAGGAACTCAAAAGGTATATTGGGGATGAAAAACTCGAATATCTTGATTTGAGGGTTGGTGTTGTCGGGCATGGCAGTCCAGAGGACCTCAGTGAGAAGCTGATTTCCCTAGGAGGCCTTCTCCATAAGACAGAGGAAGGCAATTCCTACATAGCTCTGGCCTTGCGCAGGGACAGTGCCCAGGTATCCCCCCTGCTTGACAAATTCGAATGGACGGAGACCAGCAATGCTGAGCTCCAGAAACATGCCTTTATAGAGATTTCCTCCCGGATTGACAAAGAATACCTAGAGGCAGCTGCCCATCTCAAACAGACTGAGCTTGAGGTAGACGAGATAATCAAGAAGCAGCAAATGCAGTTGGATTCGATGTGGTGCAACCTTCGGCTCAATGAGCTTTGCAACCAGATCAGGTCTTATTTTTCCTATACAAGAAATACAACCCTTTTTTCAGGTTGGGTACCTGTAGACCAGTGTGATTCTGTCTCTGAGGCCATAACCCAGGCCAGCGAAGGGCAGTGTGTGATTGAGTGGACAGGTGCCGAGGAAATGCCGAGGGAAGAAATCCCAGTTTCCATACATACCCCGAAAGCCTTCAGTCCCTTCCAGAAAATGGTAGATAATTACAACACACCTGAATACGGTTCGGTTAACCCCACTATTTTCGTCATGGTAGCCTATTTGGTCATGTTTGCCTTGATGTTCGCTGATGTGGGGCAAGGTTTGGTATTGCTTCTCATCGGTTTGGTCGGACGTTTTGATTATAAGAAGAATCCTTTGAAAGCAGATGGTATGATCAGCAGGAATCTCTGCAACCTTCTGCTCTACCTAGGTTCAGCCTCCATGGTCGGTGGCGTGCTTTTCGGTTCCTATTTTGGGTTTTCCCTGTTTCCTGCCGTCTGGTTCAATTTCGACCGTGTGGTCAATGGAGAGGCGACAGGTGGGGTTATAAAGGATGTCTATTCCATCCTTGGGATTACCGTCAAGTTCGGAATTGTCATCATCTACCTTGGATTGCTAATCAACTGGGTAAACCTTTTCAGAAAAAAGGCCTGGCTTAAACTTACCCTTGATAAGAACGGTCTTGTCGGCGGCTGGCTTTTCGCTGTTGGCCTGTACATGGGGTTTGGGTATGTAGCGACAGGGTACAAGCAGTTCCCTTCGGCTTCCTGGCTTACGCCTGCCATAGTCATTCCGATAGTACTGTTACTGTTTCCGGGTTTTATCGAATACCGTATCTCGGTCAAGAAGGGTGGCAAAAAACATTCGATCGTTGCAGTGACCATGGATGCTTTTATGGAATGGTTTATCAATGTCCTTGAGATTTTCATAGGCTATCTCTCGAATACCCTCTCTTTCATGCGGGTAGCCGGATTAGGGATTGCCCATGTCAGCCTCATGACAGCATTCAAGGAACTGGCAGGGAATGCCGGTGGATTCTGGGGTATCCTGATATTTATTTTCGGGAACCTTCTCGTTATCGCATTGGAAGGGTTGAGTTCAGGCATCCAGGCTTTGAGGCTTAACTATTATGAGTTCTTTAGCAAGTATTTTACCGGGAAAGGTGTCGCGTATGAGCCAGTGGGCCTTCGTTCCCCGTTTTCTGTAAACAAATAA